GGTGATCCCTgcggctgggaggatggcggtggggggggggggtgatccctgcagctgggaggatgttgggggggggttgatccctgcagctgggatgatggcggtggggggggggttgatccctgcagctgggaggatgttgggggggggggttgatccctgcggctgggaggatggcggtgggggggttgatccctgcggctgggaggatgttgggggggggttgatccctgcggctgggaggatgttgggggggggggttgatccctgcagctgggaggatgttgggggggggttgatccctgcagctgggaggatggcggtgggggggggggttgatccctgcagctgggaggatggcggtgggggggtgattcgtacagctgggaggatggggggggggggtgatccctacagcttggaggatggcggtggggggggtgatccctacagctgggaggatgggggtggggggggggttgatccctgcagctgggaggatggcggtggggggggggttgatccctgcagctgggaggatgttgggggggggggttgatccctgcagctgggaggatgttgggggggggggggggttgatccctgcagctgggaggatggcggtggggggagggggtgattcgtacagccgggaggatgttggggggggggcgggtgatCCCTgcggctgggaggatggcggtgggggggggggttgatccctgcagctgggaggatggcggtgaggggggggtgattcgtacagctgggaggatggcggtgggggggttgatccctgcagctgggaggatggcggtggggggggggggtgattcatacagctgggaggatggtggtggggggggggtgattcatacagctgggaggatggcggtggggggggtgattcatacagctgggaggatggcggtgggggggggggtgattcatacagctgggaggatggcggtggggggggtgattcatacagctgggaggatggcggtggggggggtgattcgtacagctgggaggatggcggtggggggggggggtgattcatacagctgggaggatggcggtgggggggggtgatccatacagctgggaggatggcggtggggggggggtgattcgtacagctgggaggatggcggtggggggggtgattcgtaaagctgggaggatggcggttgggggggggggattcgtacagctaGGAGgatggctgtggggggggggtgattcatacagctgggaggatggcggtggggggggtgatccatacagccgggaggatggcggtggggggggtgatccatacagctgggaggatggcggtgggggggggtgattcgtacagctgggaggatggcggtggggggggtgattcgtaaagctgggaggatggcggttggggggggggtgattcgtacagctgggaggatggtggtggggggggggtgattcagacagctgggaggatggcggtggggggggggttgatccctgcggctgggaggatgttggggggggggggggttgatccctgcggctgggaggatggtcccgtgtacatggagcctaaaaaaatactgaagagcggaactttactttttggcactttaaactgtcccattgaaatgaggaataaaatggaaatgtgtttgttggtCAGGTATTCAGAAGCTCTCCACCTAAATAGACATTTTCTTGACAGACTTTAATATTGCGCATTAAAACtgttgctccgcctccgtcccgcctacccgagtctgtgaaattcacggaccaaaatagtatgggaagaagcaggctactgtgtgtaaagggacggggctggaggcggtgctgccgaTAATGTCATTAAAACTCTTGCACCGCCTCCGCCCCGCCCACCCGAGTCTCTGAATTGAGCTTGAATCCGCCTCTGCCCGCCTACCCCAGTCAAGGATATTTTCAGACTCAAAAaacccatctgcgcatgcgctgcgcatgcgtcgtggacgtacgagcaccggaagtgacgcgggtccgattttttcacaggtccgaggaaatttcacatcaccggcttatctacagataagccgacctaactctgaatctaagccgacctatgtttaagtgtattctctaacagagatacacttaaacatatctgacataggacggcttgcgccgtcctatcttagattgcaatgttttggcttaccgctaaatggcgcttccattgcggccggcgtagattatgtaaatgagcatttacgacgattcccgaactaacgcgagcccgccgcagtcgattaacgttgtttccgtaagcgataggccgcctaaagttattccacctatgaggtggaataacaatgttaagtatggccgccgttcccgccgcgaggttcgaattttttacgtcgtttgcgcaagtcgtacgcgaatcgggatttacgtcgtttacgtacacgccgaaatcaataggcccgtacggcctacttagccgcaatgcgcagtgtcaaaaaacaacaaaaaacatgaggtcaagactcatttccatacaacacgcccatctCCAAGTCAttagaattaggcgcgcttacgcccgctcgttttaggctacgccgccgaaaattagcaggtaagtggtttgagaatcactaatagcctaactaatttacggcggtgtagcctaaaaagactaggctaggccgtcctaaagttaggcgcccctacgtgaatctacctaagagagagcagagctgtggaagAGGGAAACAAATCATTTTCTTTCATTTAAGCTGCTGGTTGAACGAAAGAAACTGAATCATGTACTGTATGGCCTGCTTTGGTTAAATTatgtggcatttttttatttagcaattttttggaaaaaaaaagtcttgctctTTGCATCTTTTTTTCACTATATGCATAAATATATTCATATTAGTTGTTGGTGGCTTAGTAGTTTGGGTTAGTTGTAAATTATGCACAGAACATGATTCTAAGTCTCACTTGTTTCTTTGGACAGTCTGCCAATCGGATCAATCTAACAGCAGATTCTGGGATTATTTTAGCCATTTTATGAATGGAAAGATTGGATGGAATCTCCAAGAAAACTCAGTCAGAGAGGACAGGTAAGTGATAGTATGAAACTCTTGAACCAGGGATATTGAATTAAAAGTCACAAAGGTTCAGTCATTAAAATTGTGTTGTAGCAGAGGTCTAGATCTCACATTTGTGTGATGACCTTCATATCACAGCTCCCCATTCCCCTATATATTGCAGTCCCCTTATTACATCATAGCCCTCCTTCACATCTCAATCCCACTTTTCATCATGGCCCCCTTGAaatcacagttcccctttacaccgacAGCCCCCCATAAATAAAAGTCCCCTCTTctcatcacagccccctttacattactgtcccccttcacatcaaaaCCGTCCTCTTTACATtaaagcccccctttacattacagttcctagcaaccaatcaccagttcGCTAATATGAAAAGTCAACACGGCAGCTCCTGTGTCCCGCCCAGTGCTGCTGTGCCATCAGTTTAGGATTGTCCCGCCTCTTGCtctccgctctgtgaaaggtCGGAGAGTGAAGGGAGGAAAATATATGGAACTGTGAAGGATGGGAAGCAGGGgaatgggggcagtgctgtgtggcgGGGTCGtgtaaaggggcaatactgtgtgggggggtaatgtaaagggggaaatactggggggatatgtaaaggggcaatactgtgtgtggggttaTATGTAAAGGGcgaaatactgtgtgtggggtgaTAATTaaatttgtattgttttaagtatattcttgttttgaaacgacattgattctttcttaaaacgggggggggggggggtgcagtttgccatcttcgccctgggcaccaaatggccttgtcccagcactgggtcCAGCCACCCGGTCTGAGTCAATGCAAATGCAGCCGCTGGGAAACATAGTGTGGCATAGTGTGAACTTAGGTTATAATTAAAAGAGAGGTCTGGAGCTACGTGTTTGCCTGTAAACCTCTCTCCTGGAGTTTACTGAGCTAAATACATCCTTTCAAGCTTTTAccacacaatgtttttttaactAAAACTGAAGACTGCAAAATCAGATGCAGCTCTGCACCAAAACCAatcagctccagccgctgtctcgggtcctcattagatagattgatagcagcacagccattggctcccactgctgtcaatcaaatccagtgacaaggAAGCCTGGGGCggagccgagtcctgctgtctgtgttaatGGACGAAGAAGCAGGATTCGGGAGCGCGCCTACATGAGTGTCCCCTTGGAAAGTGGGTCTCCAAGGGGGCACTCGATGCAGAGGAGGAGCCAGTATAGCCgctggggaccccagaagaggaggccgctctgtgcaaaacccttgcacagaggaggtaagtataacatgtttgatatttaaaaaaaaagcaaacacgaacctttacaacccctttaaatcacccCAATAAGTCAAAAATTATgccaaaagcctcgtacacacgactgcttTTCCCATGCCATGAGTGTGCTCACCGCACACCGGCCATGTgtgtgctccatcgcagtttttccgacaggaaaactgccagaaaaaaaaaaaaaaaagctctcttttttcctgctgggattcccggcggttttaacccggcagttttgggtgtggagcatacacacggccagggccggatttgctctccctgccgccccaaggccaggttccgcaatgcaccccctccccgccaaccaaactacccccaccccccaaatcaacagagaatggcaaccggatggcaggggtggcacggttagttcaaatattttttgtttcttttttttttttactttttaatcacttttttatttttatttatttgtagcttgtcatttactctttcttattattgtataattttcttattatttttaatattatttttcttattctttactttttaattacttttttattttattaatttaattattatttcttagtatttcccccacactacatttagtcctgctagaaagcaacttaccgccattaactgtatgttccgggtgactccatgctgctgccgccccttggcaccctgccgccccgaggcctggccttggtggccttgtgggaaatccgtgcctgcacacggccgggattcccgaccaaaagctctcatggcaggttttttttgtatggggaaaagttaccgagcaggttctcggttatcccctcgggtttcccggcggtaaaaagtcagccgggaaacctgtacgtgtgtacgaggctttggagTTTAAATACTCCTCAACCACCCAGGGTTAAGGAGGTGCTACATATCATTTGATATTTGCAAatctaataatatatattttttttacttttaaatttaCTATAACATATCAAAGCTTATATAAGATTTTAGTAATTGGCTTTACATACACCTTAATAtatcatttaattatttatttatacagcGGGATTAAAAGCAGCCTTCATAATGGGGTCAGCTACGTGGGTAAGTTATTTGGGCCTCTGCAGACAAATTTCCAGAAGCAAGTGTACGAGGATTCTGATGGACTACGTAGACTTATACGCAGGGAGCTTCAGGAGGTCCAAAGGAAAATCTATCCCTATATGGATGAAGCCCACCAAAAGATAAGCAAGAATCTTGAAAAGTTACAAAACCGCTTGTCACCTTACAGTGAGGAACTCAAATATCAGGTGAGGAAGGGAGCACAACAGCTCAAAACGCAGCTTGGCCTGTACAAAGATGACTTTAGTAAAGGGGCGACACAGAACGTTGCAGAAAACATTAAAGACCAAATCTTTCTACACACAATGAAAGTGAGACAAACTTTGCATCCCCTGAGAGAGAAACTTTTGGCAGAGATTCATTATGCAGCTGAGGAGCTTCATGGGAACCTGTCGCCCCATGCCCTGACTTCTCAGGAAAAATTGACCCTGCATGTACAAGAATTATCGAATAAACTATCACAAAATGCAAAAGAGCTACATAAGAAAATCCACAAAAATCTAGATGACTTAAAGGACCACCTGGTGTCCTATCCCCAGAAAATAAGAGAACGGTTTCCTGAGACTCAAGCAGCTGAGCCTGTAGGCCCTTATGTGGAAGAAGTGGCAGCTCAGGTGCAGAGAGAAGTGGAGGAATTCAACAGGAATACTCAGATGCAGATTGAACATTTTACCTGGACTATTAATATGGAAATGGAGGAGTTGAACTATAGACTATCTCCTGCTTCTTCCAATTTACAGGACACTGTCTCTTCAATACAAGAAGTACAAGAGAAATTGGAATCTTTATGGAAGGATATATCCCAAAACCTGTAATAGAGGTCATTTTGCATTAGGTGGGACGGACTGCAATAAGTTAATTATACGGTGGATTTATACTGTTAAAGTGGAACCCCAGCTAAACAACTAAATACACTGCTAGAAAACTTTACGTGCCAAATGAATTGTATTTCAGTATATAACTCTTCTGATTTATAAACCAATAGCACACaccggggttgatttattaaaggcaaagaggcagttcactttgcaagggagctttttttttccttgcacgtggttagattttattttttttgcaaatgagtTTTCACCACAGTCACTAGGCTAAGGAAAAATTCtgctgaagaaatttttttttgcaaagcgaatagcctatttgcctttactaaataaACCCGTATGTGTCTAAGCAGGTGACACAATATTTCCTGCAGCTTACGTATCACCACTGAATTTGTTTCTAACTAGTGTTGATTTACTGTCCAGCAAGCAGGTATCTAAAAcaggaaaaaggaaataaagggTGTCACTTGCCTTTGGTATGCAATATGACAGTGATGTGCAAATCATAAGACTGGCTGCACAGAATTACATCATTACATCGTTGGAAAGGTTAAATAAAGACATCAGTCCATTCAGTCCTACCTGTGTGGGTGTGGGTTAGTATGTGTGCTTGAGTGAAtaccatttcccatatccctgtatattactTATCCTTTGGCAAGCAAAACAGTCAATCTGCTTTTTGCCTGGAGTTCCCCATTAAATAAAAGCACTTACagtaattaaagctgaactctggacagaaaaacatgtttttaaatatattcttcAATAGGCTTAAAAGATATAGGTCCACATTGTGTGCATCAAATGCCTTTACAAATTCaaatattaccttgtaaaagtaacAGGGACATCATTACTGAGCTTTACATCAgatcccacccactacaggctagacatgtgcacaacaaaacattttgtatttttttgtttcgtttagtttagtagattcgtaatttcgtaagactcaggttttcctattcggacccgttcgtatttcgtaagacacaagttttcctattcggacccgttcgtattttgtaagacgcaagttttcctattcggacccattcgtatttttgtaacagttttattttagtttatactgaatgattcgtaattctgtctaatttattttcgttgattcaaaattcgtaattttgttagataataattttcgtttaatggattggTTATTTGGTACTttagtaaatacatagcaacacgcggctaatccatattaagatatacttcctcttaagccccgtacacacagtcggactttttgccaacaaacttcaaaatgagcattttccaaaaaatccgaccgtgtgtacgctctatcggacaaactttttcggtttcaaaagtctggccaactccctatagacaaaaatccacggaaaagtttgtttgaagtccgatcgtgtgtacgaggctttacactgtacaatgtgactcagcacaaaagggataagctgattggctaagatattaagtaagatacatcgctcactaactacactgcccagtgcccattcgaaagaacgatacataTAAGTACACAAATTttcaaacagacaaagaaacggatttacaaaacacacaaatgaaaatacgaacatacgaatgaaaatacgaacagacaaaggatttaaaatacggaatgcaaatcgtttgttatagatgtcattttcgttcttttgctttttcggtgtttcgtattttagtaagattgtccaatcatacgttcgtattttcgcttgttcgttattttgcttattcgtaattccgtaattttcgtattttggttctttcagcttttaggatgttcgaattgatccgaatgtacgaatactaacaaattcgtacgaaaatccatttgttacgaacgggaacgcacatgtctactacAGGCTTCCTAGAGAAAACTACAGGGAGGCGGAGACAGGACCAGTCACGCTGCACAAGAAACAAGAGCAGCAATGGCCAGTCTTTAATACAGGGAGCTCCAGCACAGAGACTAACTTAGTGTTAcattggattactgcacagaccaggaagaaacacacaaaatacaccaagattcaagtaaAAATAGACATGGCTCTTgtgtttagacaatatttgcttatcctggagttcagcaTTAAAAACATCTAGATTGAATGTAGAATCAAcagatttttgttttatatttttgtcttcaggtttagGATTGTTAATTGCTTATACAACCACGGGTTCATATACAGTAAGTTTGTAATGATGAACTGTAGGCAAGTTTCCACATTATAAACTTGGAATTAAAGAggatttaaaaacaataaaaaccaatAACATCTATAAACGATTTTTAAGAAGCACTGTGTGAgcatttaaagaaaataaaaagagtgAAGCAGCTACTTTGAAAGAAATCaaactgtgaaaaacatattctaaaacccaAAACatgtgtgtaataaaatataagtagcgctgtaaacaatgtaagatgaaatatccgttttcacaggtatttaaaaataatgctaatgtccataaacatcaccatgtgacaaaagtgaatatgtgcacaaatttcaaaaatcccatgactaagtcttttatgacgaaacatgtcaggacgtggctgtgcggcaaccatctgaagtgaacgtgtgacgtatcaaggccgatcaaggaagcagagatccaggaaggAACAGAGGGGAGGTGGTGAGCGATCAGTTGACACCTTGGGTCTGCTGTGATCAATATACTCAGTTTTTGGTTCATCTCTGAacgagtgtttgctgtgcagtgtattgctctatttttttagatttatgtgagtgctatatttgaagatttaagtgtggtattaaactgattttacggtatcacgctattttgagcacttcttttatttacatgcagagctttctggcagtgaattggttggaactgggattatccgctatacctaccagtgaggtctttttgtacacgtttacacgccgaccacgagagtgtaaggcaatttgagttggtgagttttgcatctgaagggagaggattcactgacaccgggtgtggtggaagattggaagctattatcattattttttcacaaacctacttgatgtattatatggacttatatttttatttttttttgcaaaatcttttttattgagatttataTTGACATACAAAATTAGCCCACGCAGGGGCCGAACAGTTGCCCACGCAGGGGCAGTACCCCGGTCGCGACAACATGCCGCAACAGGGCACAACACACATCTTAAACATCCTAACGTAACTTATACTATATCCCCAATGTGGGGAGAGGGTAACTTCAGGATAATTTGTGCTCAAATCGGTATTGACAGAAGAGTGCAGCATGAAAATAGTTGGGTCAAGAGCtaacaaactgcaggcacattatctaTCTAGGCATTTGCTACTGGATCATTTACCGTGGCGTTGTCGTCTAGCCAACAGTTCCATACCTTCTCAAATTTCTGTGGGCATCCCCTGCCCGAGTAGGTGGCCCTATACAAGGGCAAACTAGCATTTACTAGGCTTTTCCAGAATCTGACAGAAGGGGGAGACGATTGTTTCCAGGTCATCGTAATGGCCTTACGAGCATAATATAGTAACAGGGATATGAGTATCTTCCTGGCTCTAATCACTGACATTTGTTCCACCAGCCCCAACAGACAGTATTTAGGATCATAAGGAACACCCGTCCCAGCGACTCTATTGATCACCTGGAGAACTTCCTTCCAATAATGTTCGATTGCCGGGCAGGcccaaaaaatgtggaaaaagtcacCCTGTCGGCAGGAACAATGCCAGCACTCCGGAGAGTGTGCCCGCGACATCTGGTGCAACCTGTGGGGTGTGTAGTGAGCCCTATGCACAATTTTGTAATGTACTAAtttatcccttgctgagaccagAGGGGAGAAGGGGAAGTCCCAAATCTCCCCCCAATCTTCCTCATCCAGCCCCGGTATATCCCCCACCCATTGCCTGCGGAGGGAGGACAGCTCGGgatatggacttatatttaattaatatttaaagacatttatatattttttgaaatgtgtgcacatactgtattcacttttgtcacatggtgatgtttatggacattagcattatttttgaatacctgtgaaaacggatatttcatcttacattgtttacagcgctacttatattttattacactaactttttgggttttagaatatgtttttcacaatATTGTTATGTTGACCCTGTCATGTTGAATACAGGGTATTATGTTTACATTGTCATAGTTACCAGAACATAATCAAATCTCACTTTGTGATAAGTGAAGATCTCATTGTTAGATCAGTGTGGGCCACTGATGTTATGGTCATAGCTTTATGGCCATCACAGTTTCACCATCATGTTACAGGACACTCTATTGTTATCCTTCCTTTTCTATTGGTAAGTCTCTGACTTGCATCAAGCCTATACTTACAGTATCATATGAAGCAAGCTGGGATCTAGCAACACCAGCACTATGGTGGCACTAGCTGTCACGGAAAGTCGtacactctgcttgagtgcttccttcatataccacttcctatcagtctggatatagataacagaaattccagctgctcacaagcacacaacgagatgagacttgtttgtctgctgaacggagtctttaatagaaccaagaatacaaccttatatacagtcagaggaggtaaccagaacataaattaacatgagctaattaactaatcatttacccagactaggcgactcatagatatgaccttttcaTGGAAGACCTCACGTCTCcttgctcacctgctatacaatacacattatcataagtgtaaacacaggacatcttcacacaatagcagggtcaattagcacagagaacagacagatggctggaggtgaggacattagcatctaacagtatgtgtcccaacattatgaatgagtcactcttacaattaacccgttgagttcagaatcaacaaacagtaaatagttctttacagatatcctggaatatattgtggataataattacataataattccATTTTAGGTAGTCCaatatataatttctcagtcatcctatgcccctagtggacataggatgattttagacataagagggtccggggatgtcccgggtgagtctgtcacaccaGCTAACTGGCAGATTCTTCAGCAGAGATTTCAGTGGAATTCTCCACATTGTCACATATGATGTCATCATGACTGAGGTAGCTGCCATCCTTGTTTTTACATACTAATGGTTCATCTGCTGGTTGTTTCTAGTGCGCTCCCTGGTAACCTTCCTGGTAACT
This sequence is a window from Rana temporaria chromosome 10, aRanTem1.1, whole genome shotgun sequence. Protein-coding genes within it:
- the APOA5 gene encoding apolipoprotein A-V, whose protein sequence is MANKGLVCLLLISSLTVCQSDQSNSRFWDYFSHFMNGKIGWNLQENSVREDSGIKSSLHNGVSYVGKLFGPLQTNFQKQVYEDSDGLRRLIRRELQEVQRKIYPYMDEAHQKISKNLEKLQNRLSPYSEELKYQVRKGAQQLKTQLGLYKDDFSKGATQNVAENIKDQIFLHTMKVRQTLHPLREKLLAEIHYAAEELHGNLSPHALTSQEKLTLHVQELSNKLSQNAKELHKKIHKNLDDLKDHLVSYPQKIRERFPETQAAEPVGPYVEEVAAQVQREVEEFNRNTQMQIEHFTWTINMEMEELNYRLSPASSNLQDTVSSIQEVQEKLESLWKDISQNL